AATATATTCATCGATTGCAATTCTACGAtaactaaaaaaacacaaattctcAGTATTTAGagaatacttttaatttagtcCTTCAAAGTTATACGCATCACTtcattagtttaaatttttagattttgtttactaaattaaagttttaaaaactcttttttgtcacttctttaactcatttttttcgTTACCAAATTAatccttcaatttaattttgtcCTTCAAAGTGGTTTACTTTGGTCCTTCAAAGTTATATGCATcacttaattagtttttttttttttaattttgattataaaattaatcctaATTTAGGTTGCTTAAGCATAACAATTCCTAATTATTCCacttaataaaattaagtttttattaacctagcttaattaaaatcaaatggGACAAGTTTAATTAGATAGTTAATATTGTTGATATTACCTGTAATTTCTTAATTTGTAATTAgggcttttatttttatcttaatttaattttctaattaatgcGTTTCTaaggtctatttttttttatctgaatcGAATACAAGTTACCATTTGCATTTCAAAATAGGAAATGATACACAAACAATTAAGAATATTGCAACATTAGTATAGAAAATTTTAGGTTTAGCTGcagtattttttttcccttcaaagTTACGTAATCTCGCCAATTTtgttctcatattttttttttgtgaaattttcctttaaaatttgcaaaaagTCACAAATTGTCTTAAACTACATTGGCATAAAATTTATGAAGACATAATTTAGGAGGCAAAATTTGCGAAACTGTGTAACTTTGGAGGTATAAAATACAGTCAAACCAAAAATTTACATTCACAATGTATGAagattaaacttaatttttaaaataccaatatactaataattcatataattttaaatgatttaattaaaaattctttttgtagTTAGCGATAAACAGAACATTTCTGTTCTTTCTGTCCTTCTTCCAGaccttcatttttatgttattttaattgaaataataaaaaatattgaacagTAAGgattgtttaattaaaattcgaaataaaaaaaatgagtcgACGTGTTTCTTTTGACATATGTGAATGAGTAATcgttatctttttattttacatcaaaagaaattcaaatttgtttgtataatatttatttattaattaattaattattttccaaaagttgacaatatatttaaaacttgACTATTCTTTTATTAAGTAcatttaattatcaatatttaaactcaataattaataaataattaataaggttttaatcaaatatagacttctttttttctttctcaacttTGTAATTGTAACGTTAataaagttgaaatatggaGAAAGTGAGTGGTTGGTCGGTGTCTTTTCAAACAATAAACAATGTGGCAGTCACATGTACATTCCGTGTGGACCATGCTTTACAGAGTGGAATGGTCGGTTTTATGGTCAAACCAACCCTGACTTCAATCAACGGCTACGTTCTTCATGTCTCTGTGGCAAATGTCTGACCCTTGATGTAATCCAAGACTTTCATGATATTGTTTCTtacaattttgtattttttttttataatttatttaattattttctcccTACAAAATCTTGATCTCTCTGCTGTTGTGGAGTGGTGTTGTGTTAATCTCATTCACACATTCACAGttatactctctctctctttgtcgCTTGGATCACTGATCTCATCTCAATTTTCAGGTACTTCTCTACTCTCTTTCTCATGTTTCTACTTTATTCCCACTGTATGTATGATTCACCTTTTGGCCAATTAAACCATGCTTCATTTTGGACTTTTGTAGAGATGGTATCTTATATTCTACTCAATTGATCAAGCATTGACCTTATGATTCTGTGTATCTTCCATGTTGATTACTGGGAAATCCATTGACAAAAagtaattagattaaaaaaaaatagtactacCCTTATATGGAATGATGAGTTTTGCTGCATTTTTTGGAGCATGGAGATCTAAAgtttgtattttgaatgatatgTTTGTACCCAATGCTAATGCAATTGATTCAGCATGTTACAGTGTTTTCGTTTGTAAATAATTGATCGGATTGTTAAATTGTGACTCTTTGGTTGACTTTGATTTGTTGTGTGATCTGATTGGATCATGCTCAAGCTAACTGGTGTGTGCATTTACTATCTGCGATTTAGATATGTCGACATCTGATAAGCCAGAAGTGGTGGAAAGGGGTAGCAAGGATGAAAAACACAAGGAAGATGATCAAGAGGAGGGGAAGGGTGGATTCATTGAGAAGGTGAAGGATTTCATTCATGACATTGGTGAGAAGATTGAGGAAGCTATTGGGTTTGGGAAGCCAACTGCTGACGTTACTGCGATTCACATTCCATCGATTAATCTTCACAAGGCAGATCTTGTTGTTGATGTGCTCATCAAGAACCCGAATCCGGTGCCAATCCCTCTGATTGACATAGATTACTTGGTTGACAGTGATGAAAGGAAGCTAGTTTCTGGATTGATACCAGATGCGGGTACCATCGGTGCACATGGAGAGCAGACTGTCAAAATTCCTGTCACTTTGATTTATGATGACATCAAGCAAACATATGCTGATATTAAACCTGGAAGCATCATTCCTTATAGGGTGAAGGTTAGTCTCATTTTTGATGTTCCCATCTTGGGAAGGCTAACTCTACCTTTGGAGAAAACTGGAGAAATCCCCATACCATACAAGCCTGATATTGATCTTGAGAAGATTCATTTTGAAAGGTTCTCTTTTGAAGAGACAATTGCAACGCTTCATTTGAAGTTGGAAAACAAGAATGATTTCGACCTTGGCCTCAATGCGCTCGATTATGAGGTCTGGCTTGGTGATGTTAGCATTGGTGGTGCAGAACTCACCAAGTCTGCTAAAATTGAGAAAAGTGGAATTAGTTATATTGATATTCCAATTACCTTCAGGCCCAAGGATTTTGGCTCTGCACTCTGGGACATGATTAGAGGAAGGGGAACAGGTTACACCATGAAAGGACATATTGATGTTGACACTCCCTTTGGAGCAATGAAGTTGCCCATCAGCAAAGAAGGTGGTACTACCCGTcttaagaaaaagaaggaagatcgTGATTATGATGACGATGACGATGATGAGGTATGTTAATCTATATATCCTGTTTTCCCCTTTCTCTAGAAAATGACAAGGTATTGGTATGCAACTATGCATATCAGCATATAAGTGCAGGTGAATGAATTGAATGCATTTGCATGTACAATCATTaatcataaataacaaaatgtcatcttttttatttgttgttgtatatgcatatatatgtttATAAGGTAAACTGCATGGAAGTTTCTTTTAAACGCTGGTGGCAATATCTTCCTCTATCCCAGGCTTCACAGTCTGAGTGGAACTTTAGATACCGAAACAATCATTCCCTACTAGACATATGAGTGTTGTTACATTGCTTTGGGGAGCTTGCTTTGAATTAACATATATGGCCATTGCCAATGCATGTCTTgcatattttcaatataatagAAATGCTTCAGAATCAAGTATTGTAAAACTTAATCTCCACTTAGTTGGAAAGCTGAGAATAGATTTAGTGAACAATTTCTTGTCTtaaattttctatatatatgcAAGAAAGTTTTTATCTGAAGTCGTTGCTGTGCTTCCCTAAACTAACTCTTAGTAATGTGACTGAGCAGGTCAatctattttctttatcttcttgtaTAAGTTGTATTTGGTTGTGCCATAACTTATGTCtattatctttttctcttcagGATTGAAGAATTGTAGCAGGTTATTACTAGCTATTAATAAAAGCAGGCATTACTTTCTGAGTTCTGATGGGCAATTTTTATGTATCTTGAGAGTTCAAGTGGACATTCAAATTATGTGCTAGTATCAGTATTTTAGTGAATATATGCTGCTGCAGTCCGGCTTGTGTTTTCTCTTGAAACTTTCTTGTTGTACTTAATTGATGATCATGACAATCTAGTGCTGTTTTAATGTGAGATAAAAGATCATTTGCCTTGGAACTTTGTGTGGccggttttatttattttatctaagaGGTGGGGTTTTGCTTTGTCATTCCGGAATTGAGAATTGACTATGGCTTCTTTTGAGGGTTGTGTCATGTGTGTGGTTTCTATTAGCCTGCTGGTATAAATCAAACAGTTCTATTGAAAAGTTTGGAAGTTTGCTCGTACCAAACAACATGAAAGCACTACTAAGTTTTGTGCCTGTCCTGGTCTAAGTATTAAGACAAAAAGTGCATCTTCCTAGTAATTGCTATACATCGGCAATTCAGAGTTCGACCATAAAGAGAAGGTTCTCTCCTAGACTCACATCAATGGTGCCAAAATACCAGTAATTCTTGATTCAATGATGAGTATATCTGAAATTAATGCCGTAAGGAATGATATTTCAAAATTGTAAACTCAAAATTGTTTCCCATGCATTATAAACTGGTGCTTTTGGAATTTATGTCCGATTCATGGAGAAGGTTCATATTTAACTTTggaagttagaaattttattttcaatggcTTTGGGAATGTAAAAAGTACTAATTAGTTTGTATTACTTCCTCTAAATTCATATATAAGTACTTCCtctaaattcatatataaaagtaaaagtaactaattacattaattattaagaaaattaattaatatcatttagtTTTACTAAtctcaagtaaaaaataagattatttctaaaatatcattcatcaaaacttattatcataaataaaaagaattattaaaaataaaattagaattaaatagacgatattttagaaataataatattaaatatgaaaaaattagttagatttatttattttaagtctaatatccaaattattatttatttatttatatatgagtTCACAGGAATTACTATCTAAGAAGTTGTTTAAATAGTCATTCAcaataaatataagtaaaagagACACTTCAAGATAGAGGAGTTGTGTATAGTTGTGTATTTAAGCAGAAGAAATAAGAGTCTAAGAGATGTGAGAGATCTCTTATGAGAATGAATATTGTCATTCCTTAAATCTTGATCAACTTGAGTTTATAAGATGATATATATTGTTTGCAGAGGTATTTTCAAAATTGCTTATAAGACTTGTAATATTTttagataatatataattttgttgagTAGGTATCTTAATTTCCTGTTTACTACAGAGAAGATAAATAgagtagacaaaaaaaaaaaaaggatgaatgaagataagtgagaaaaaaatagaaataaaaagatgtttgattaaagataaatatagaGAATAGACTAAGAGATATGAGTAAAAATAGGTAAAATGGAAAGAAATGCAATAGAATAAAAAAGGTGTGAGATCCAGGCTAAATAGTAAAAACTTATCTTCAATTCCTCTCTCTCGCCCTAAGAGATGTTGTGTcatttgctttatttttaaatatatatcatatttacTAAACCTGTATGAACCTTAATGCTCagaatgtttaatttttttatcattacaaaATGTTTAgtttaacataactatttacaGTTTTGCTATATATGCTGTTAATTAGGCACCTTAATAATTGCTTGTGAAACTTTTGGGACTTGAAAATTTTAGTGAGTTGTGTTGACTCTCTTCCATGGCTTGAATTGAAGCTGATTCTGTCTGTAGAAGAtctaatttgaaaagaaatagaaaaaaaatcaaccaatGGAAGTTGTGCAGTAAAAGCAGGATGCTAATTTTTCTAATCCTGTTAATACATTGTAGTCTTGTTACCTACTATGATCTTTTACAATGTTTTCTAGCATATGTTAATACCATAAGTAGAAGTACAATCCAGTACCACCTAAATCTGTCTGAAGAATTTGGATTTATTAGCAACAAGATAAAATATGCGTAGCAGTTAGCAGTAAAGATATATTAGAGATATCTAGTCTTCACACTatgaattatttcattttttttatgactaCCTGGAATTGCATTTGCTCATATTCATGGATATTGCTTTAAGTTTGATTGGCAATAGTCATCTACTTTAAATTGAAAGGCATGCTAGTGGCATGGATAATTGGAGATTGCTTTCATTGTaactttttctaaaaatttctGTACAGAATGTTGTTGGCTTTCAGTGAGCAGACAAAGGGCCAGAAGTTCCCTGTGAATGCTTCAGATCAGAAAATGATGGAGATAGTCATGGATAGGTGAGTCATCTTTCACTTTAGATCCATCTCTAGTTATACTTGTCTTATGGTAGTAAGGTACTTGTggaattgaatttgaaaaagcTACATGGATTTGTTTGTGAGCTATTTTCCTTGATATTGTACCTGTAGGGTTCATTGGTAATAGCTTGGTTGTTTTCTGGATTTAGTACTAAAATAGTTCTCCATGCCAATGACTTTGAGGAATGAAGATACTGCTCTATAGAGTTTCTAGCTATTCTCGCTTTGATGTTTCATTATGAAGATGTGTTAATTTTAATAGAAAGTCATTGGTTTGATATTGACATTAAATGAGTGTACTGCTATATCTTTTGACTAAGGGTTTCTGGCCTATGTTGTGGGTTAACTATTCCAGTTTAACTAGCAGTATCTTTTGGGGTTGGAAATATGTGAGCATTTATAGgcaaataattttaagataatggGTTGTTCAGTTTTTAAGTTGCCCTTCTGATATTGGATGTCCATGTTAGAACAATCTAAATTCCTTACCTGgatattcttataaaatattttcaatttacatTGATTGACAATATTCAAAACTTTGCAGAATTAAAAATTGGATTTTGATGGAACAAAAGGACAATAACATACAGAAAgtgatttttatatatactagtCCTCACTATATTATCTGATAGGGACTTGGGTATTATGGGATGCCTATGTCCCACATTGAGTAGTATGGATGCTTGGTGGAGTACTTAAGTGGCTTGGCCTCCACCCCCCGCTGTAAGAGGGTTCTCCAAGTGCTTGGGTGCTTATCAACTGGTAGCAAAGCTGGCTCTCAATGTCTCGGGAAGAGCTACCTACGGGGACTTCGGCTCTCAAGGGCAGTGCTAAGATAGGAACTTGGGTATTATGTGATGCCTAAGTCTGACATTGAGTACTATGGGATGTTTGGTGTATTACACATGTGGCTTGGTTCTCCCTCCTTGACAGCTAGCTTTTAAGAGAGGGTTCCTCAAGTGCTTAGGTGCTTATCATTTTCTAATATCAAGAATTATTGAATTTAGAATCTTTATTAGTAAAATTCATAATATCACTTCATTTCTTGTAATATTAGTGTTTATCACAATTGTTAAGATCTAATTTTTTCAAGTATAAATGCAGGTATGAGAAGGAACTCATGCATCCTATTCAAAACCTTCTCAATGGAGAGCTGGTTCGGGCTATACTTATTCAGGTAATGTAATTCATATGTTATATCTTATATGTAACATCTGGTTTAGTAGTTTTAACGTAACTTTTCACTGTTCCAGGTTCAGAAGCTCAAGCTGGACACTGAGACGTGAGTTTTTTAATCTgaaaatttaagtaaatatttcaCATTGTTTTAATTCCTCAAGATAATATTTTGGTCAGGGCAATGCTAGAGCTGAACCAGATTCTACGGGCAAATGAAATCAACTTTGCAGTTCTGACTGCTTTACCtgcattttttctctctcttttactCATGATGTTAGTACGTGGATGGTTCAAACAGGTAATTTCCCTTGTTTGGTTTGCACAAAATGATGAGCTTAAAGAAGATAGGACTCCAAATATCATACTATAGTATTGAACTCTTAAGAAAAACTATATCAACTGAGTTGGAGTGTGAATCTTGTTTGGAGTGACACCCTACTCCATGAAGTGATTAAGTGAATATTGGTGACAAGATTGTTGTGAGGAGGGGGGGAGAGCATATGCTTGCAAGTTACATACAGTATGTATATCACTTGGTATATTGCTAAATCTTAATGTCTTCTACCTTTCACTCCTGACTAATTTTTAGTGTATGTGTAGGGATActgttaaaatttgtttatatgCGATAATGGACTAGATATTACATCACCTGTTTCTAGTTATGTCTTAACTATCACTTGATTAGgtaaaaaagatgttttttgatacCAAATCTTCTCAATTTCATCCTTTATTTCTTTGTCCACTAATGTTATACTTGACTGCCCTCATTTTTTTGTATAGAATTTTGTTATTTGCCTCATATTGATTAATGGATGCTACACAGTGTTATGAAGTTACCTATTTTCTGTTCTCAATGGATTTGATTACTCATTATAGTCTAATGAGATAATTTGCTATGATTTTCTAAAGTAAGTTGGATTGGATTTTAGCatggacaaaacttagatacaatTCCTTAGGTGTTGTTTGTGATATTCTCCAATTAGAATTGGAGTTTTACCACGgtaaattgtttcttttt
The genomic region above belongs to Glycine max cultivar Williams 82 chromosome 14, Glycine_max_v4.0, whole genome shotgun sequence and contains:
- the LEA-1 gene encoding uncharacterized protein LOC100802292; the protein is MSTSDKPEVVERGSKDEKHKEDDQEEGKGGFIEKVKDFIHDIGEKIEEAIGFGKPTADVTAIHIPSINLHKADLVVDVLIKNPNPVPIPLIDIDYLVDSDERKLVSGLIPDAGTIGAHGEQTVKIPVTLIYDDIKQTYADIKPGSIIPYRVKVSLIFDVPILGRLTLPLEKTGEIPIPYKPDIDLEKIHFERFSFEETIATLHLKLENKNDFDLGLNALDYEVWLGDVSIGGAELTKSAKIEKSGISYIDIPITFRPKDFGSALWDMIRGRGTGYTMKGHIDVDTPFGAMKLPISKEGGTTRLKKKKEDRDYDDDDDDED